From one Saccharomyces cerevisiae S288C chromosome XVI, complete sequence genomic stretch:
- the CHP1 gene encoding ribosome-associated Tef1p biogenesis chaperone CHP1 (Chaperone for eEF1A; ribosome-associated chaperone dedicated to facilitating high-level expression of eEF1A; transiently binds nascent GTPase domain of eEF1A as soon as it emerges from ribosome tunnel; forms complex with NAC by binding UBA domain of Egd2p; inactivation results in disturbed proteostasis and Hsf1p activation due to abberant eEF1A biogenesis; overlapping phenotypes support notion that Chp1p functions in same eEF1A biogenesis pathway as chaperone Zpr1p-Aim29p), which produces MSTFNAETADNLEDIEKQFAVVAVEQAETYWKLLTSVPGSKLRLTKFDDEIYENFMERFPEYKDVERVKKFTEEELKTKEAKERWRKFFTIFEKKIEDYNFGTLLRTDASAEYGQFTTCFVVRLQFYAFEIARNKHGLNDWIVGQK; this is translated from the coding sequence ATGTCTACTTTTAATGCAGAAACCGCTGATAACTTGGAAGATATCGAGAAACAATTcgctgttgttgctgttgaaCAAGCGGAAACATATTGGAAACTATTAACAAGTGTTCCCGGTTCCAAGTTACGTTTGACTAAGTTTGATGACGAAATATACGAGAATTTTATGGAGAGATTCCCAGAATACAAAGATGTTGAAAGGGTCAAAAAGTTTACGGAGGAAGaattaaaaacaaaagaagcCAAGGAAAGATGGAGAAAGTTCTTCAcaatttttgagaaaaaaatcgaaGACTATAACTTTGGTACTTTGTTGAGGACAGACGCTTCAGCCGAGTATGGTCAATTTACTACTTGTTTTGTCGTGAGACTACAATTTTACGCTTTTGAAATTGCTAGAAATAAACACGGCTTGAACGATTGGATTGTCGGTCAGAAATGA
- the MMT2 gene encoding Mmt2p (Putative metal transporter involved in mitochondrial iron accumulation; MMT2 has a paralog, MMT1, that arose from the whole genome duplication), producing the protein MLRISIDSIKQFGSFVPGYNNTSYHAAGRAIRTSSLYSTMISANPRRCLHSSKLLNKEGQEEGYNEQLISKMSSQNGSNSRQNESEGKKEGKASSVKSLLQHTHSHSHTHMHDNPLLSLNVQQIKKNPGVRITWIGLASNVGMAVGKFVGGITFHSQALLADSVHALSDLVSDFLTLFSVQYASRKPTSEYPYGYGKVETVGSLAVSTILAMAGISIGWSSLCAIVGPVIPHAILESMAGLIGETHSHSQSLTQQATNVNAVWIAAGSILVKEWVFQATKKVAIQTNSNVLMANAWHHRVDSLTSLVALVAITSSYFFNIQSLDNLGGLVVSGLIIKTGGQGILSSLKELVDQSIPPTDPRYLEIESVIKDSIGSLKTDLDLKQSLHVRDLTILASGPNLRATTTLEVPVLHSGQEVGIRFLENAISTIREDLRMKVPNVGKVDVEFVDVTSDSKGDLEHSHDTKSTNHTHTHSDSADTHTHKH; encoded by the coding sequence ATGCTACGGATAAGTATTGACTCTATCAAGCAATTCGGTTCCTTTGTGCCAGGTTATAACAACACTAGTTACCATGCTGCCGGGAGGGCCATAAGAACATCAAGCCTGTACAGTACAATGATCTCAGCCAACCCGAGAAGGTGCCTGCATTCTTCGAAACTGCTAAATAAAGAAGGTCAAGAAGAGGGCTATAATGAACAGCtcatttcaaaaatgtcttCACAGAATGGATCGAATTCCAGACAGAATGAAAGTGAAGGAAAGAAGGAAGGCAAGGCTTCCTCTGTGAAGTCGTTGTTGCAACATACTCATAGTCACAGCCACACACATATGCATGACAATCCTTTATTGTCACTGAACGTACAGCAGATCAAGAAGAATCCTGGCGTAAGAATAACATGGATAGGACTTGCATCAAATGTGGGGATGGCAGTAGGAAAATTTGTAGGAGGAATCACTTTTCATTCTCAAGCATTACTTGCTGATTCCGTACATGCTCTTAGCGATTTGGTATCTGATTTTTTAACACTGTTTTCTGTCCAATATGCGTCTCGTAAACCAACTTCGGAGTACCCATATGGCTATGGTAAAGTGGAAACTGTGGGATCTTTGGCAGTATCCACAATCTTAGCAATGGCTGGTATATCTATCGGTTGGTCGTCGTTATGCGCTATTGTGGGGCCTGTCATTCCTCATGCCATTCTAGAATCGATGGCCGGTTTAATTGGTGAAACGCATTCCCATTCTCAGTCGCTAACACAACAGGCAACTAATGTAAATGCTGTATGGATAGCAGCGGGTTCTATCTTGGTTAAAGAATGGGTTTTTCAGGCAACAAAGAAAGTTGCAATCCAAACAAATTCTAATGTACTAATGGCAAACGCCTGGCATCATCGTGTTGACTCCTTGACATCGTTGGTAGCGTTGGTCGCTATCACATCtagttattttttcaacattcAATCCTTAGATAATTTAGGTGGGCTTGTAGTGTCAGGTTTGATCATAAAAACAGGTGGACAAGGTATCTTATCCTCACTGAAGGAGTTAGTTGACCAATCTATACCACCTACTGATCCGCGTTATCTAGAAATCGAATCTGTCATAAAAGACAGCATTGGCAGTTTGAAAACAGACTTAGATCTCAAACAGTCGTTACATGTTAGAGACCTTACTATATTAGCTTCCGGTCCTAATCTTCGTGCCACCACAACTTTGGAAGTGCCAGTATTACATTCAGGTCAGGAAGTTGGGATAagatttttggaaaacGCTATTTCGACTATAAGAGAGGATTTACGTATGAAGGTGCCAAACGTGGGGAAGGTGGACGTCGAGTTTGTTGATGTAACCTCTGACTCTAAAGGTGATTTGGAGCACTCTCATGACACTAAATCAACAAATCATACTCATACTCATTCTGATTCTGCCGATACTCACACCCATAAACATTAG
- the GRE1 gene encoding Gre1p (Hydrophilin essential in desiccation-rehydration process; stress induced (osmotic, ionic, oxidative, heat shock and heavy metals); regulated by the HOG pathway; GRE1 has a paralog, SIP18, that arose from the whole genome duplication): MSNLLNKFADKLHGNDHDERYEDDNDDQTRQQRHEKHQQREFRNQGSKADPYGEENQGNFPQRQQPQSNLGGNTQFGGNDFQQQTTDYTAGTGGGTYTQTYRETNTQGQLDDDEDDDFLTSGQQQKQGRTRGAQSNRYQSSNIGSGRRDLSGSGNDEYDDDSGNQGVW, translated from the coding sequence ATGTCCAATCTATTAAACAAGTTTGCTGATAAGTTGCACGGCAACGATCATGATGAACGTTACGAAGACGACAATGACGACCAGACTAGACAACAGCGTCATGAAAAACATCAACAGAGGGAATTCAGGAATCAAGGATCCAAGGCCGATCCCTACGGCGAAGAAAACCAAGGGAATTTCCCTCAACGCCAGCAGCCACAGTCTAATCTAGGCGGTAACACGCAGTTTGGCGGTAACGACTTCCAGCAACAAACTACTGACTACACTGCCGGCACTGGTGGTGGCACTTATACCCAAACTTACCGCGAAACTAACACTCAAGGTCAGTTGGACgacgatgaagacgatgacTTCTTGACTTCGGGCCAACAGCAAAAACAAGGTCGTACAAGAGGTGCTCAAAGTAACCGCTACCAATCCTCTAATATCGGCAGCGGTAGACGCGATCTGTCTGGGTCAGGAAACGATGAATATGATGATGATAGTGGGAACCAAGGCGTCTGGTAG
- the FMP40 gene encoding Fmp40p (Mitochondrial AMPylator in the pseudokinase selenoprotein-O family; role in the oxidative stress response, transferring AMP from ATP to protein substrates (AMPylation) involved in redox homeostasis; regulates S-glutathionylation levels; proposed involvement in the environmental stress response), with protein MGEKRTIIKALKNSAASHFIKKLTADTSLSSIQEAINVVQQYNATDPVRLKLFHTPRMVSQGAHFAFCLPTKKPHYKPLLLSQNALDEFNLVQDQDLEKILSGEKVYYSDSIFPYSTVYSGFQFGSFAAQLGDGRVVNLFDLKDKCSGQWQTFQLKGAGMTPFSRFADGKAVLRSSIREFIMSEALHSIGIPSTRAMQLTLLPGTKAQRRNQEPCAVVCRFAPSWIRLGNFNLFRWRHDLKGLIQLSDYCIEELFAGGTQFEGKPDFNIFKRDFFPDTETKIDEQVEKDETEVSTMTGDNISTLSKYDEFFRHVVSLNANTVAHWQAYGFANGVLNTDNTSIMGLTIDYGPFAFLDKFEPSFTPNHDDTAKRYSFANQPSIIWWNLQQFAKDLACLLGPEARDLELLLKGELNSVDDALEKTMIERVQKLVELSANEYKYVFTTRYAQIMSQRLGVDLDLEKCMSSTNLKDIEHAAEKAKEFCDVIVEPLLDILQATKVDYNNFFIHLQNYKGPFFIKDKSDTATLFGAFDEEYLGMFFNSKQLQQMAETEEAFAAGEKVFDANGELRLLNEKLQEIRNWTQDYLTLVPPTETAARASLAKKANPLFVPRSWVLEEVVDDLMYSQRDGLQDPSSELDTSALKKLYLMSVNPYDRTKWDVTLRPELETKWADLSHQDDAKFMMQASCSS; from the coding sequence ATGGGGGAAAAAAGGACAATAATCAAAGCGCTGAAAAACTCTGCAGCGTCCCACTTCATCAAGAAGTTGACCGCAGATACTTCCCTGTCGTCCATACAAGAGGCAATAAACGTCGTGCAGCAGTACAATGCAACGGATCCCGTGAGATTAAAGCTTTTCCATACGCCTCGGATGGTTTCGCAGGGGGCTCATTTTGCATTTTGTTTGCCCACTAAGAAACCACATTACAAGCCATTACTGCTTTCGCAAAACGCACTTGATGAGTTTAATTTGGTGCAGGATCAGGACTTGGAGAAAATACTATCCGGTGAGAAAGTATATTATTCCGATAGTATCTTTCCCTATAGTACAGTGTACTCCGGATTTCAATTCGGCTCATTTGCTGCACAGCTGGGAGACGGACGTGTGGTAAACTTGTTTGATCTTAAGGACAAGTGTAGCGGACAATGGCAAACGTTTCAGTTGAAAGGTGCCGGTATGACGCCATTTTCTCGGTTTGCAGATGGGAAAGCTGTGTTAAGATCAAGCATACGTGAATTCATAATGAGCGAGGCGTTGCACAGTATTGGAATTCCATCCACAAGAGCTATGCAATTAACTCTGTTACCGGGGACGAAGGCGCAAAGGCGCAATCAAGAACCGTGCGCTGTTGTATGCCGTTTTGCGCCCAGCTGGATCCGCTTGGGTAACTTCAACCTATTCAGATGGCGGCACGACTTGAAAGGGTTGATCCAACTATCAGATTATTGCATTGAGGAATTGTTTGCTGGGGGGACCCAATTTGAGGGGAAACCCGACtttaatatattcaaaagggATTTTTTTCCTGACACTGAGACGAAGATTGATGAGCAGGTGGAAAAGGATGAAACTGAGGTGAGTACCATGACCGGAGATAACATTTCCACATTGAGCAAATATGATGAGTTTTTCAGACATGTAGTTAGCTTGAATGCAAACACAGTGGCCCATTGGCAAGCGTATGGGTTTGCTAACGGTGTTTTGAATACGGATAACACCTCCATTATGGGCCTGACAATTGATTATGGCCCCTTTGCCTTCCTGGACAAGTTTGAACCAAGCTTTACCCCGAACCATGATGACACAGCGAAGAGATATTCGTTTGCCAACCAGCCAAGCATTATATGGTGGAACTTGCAACAGTTTGCCAAGGATCTCGCATGTCTGCTGGGTCCTGAGGCCCGTGACCTTGAATTGTTACTTAAGGGCGAACTGAATTCTGTTGATGACGCCCTAGAGAAAACCATGATTGAAAGGGTCCAGAAGTTGGTAGAGCTCAGTGCTAATGAGTACAAGTATGTGTTTACGACAAGGTACGCGCAGATAATGTCTCAAAGACTCGGTGTAGATCTGGATCTGGAAAAGTGCATGTCTTCTACAAACCTCAAAGATATCGAACATGCAGCCGAGAAGGCTAAAGAGTTCTGCGATGTTATCGTCGAACCATTGCTAGATATTCTGCAGGCCACAAAAGTCGACTataacaatttttttatccatCTACAAAATTACAAGGGGcccttcttcatcaaagatAAAAGTGACACCGCAACACTTTTTGGAGCATTCGATGAAGAGTACTTGGGTATGTTCTTCAACTCCAAGCAACTGCAGCAAATGGCAGAAACTGAAGAGGCCTTCGCGGCTGGTGAGAAGGTCTTTGACGCTAACGGCGAATTGCGTTTGCTCAACGAAAAATTGCAAGAAATACGCAATTGGACCCAAGACTATTTGACCTTGGTCCCACCCACGGAAACTGCTGCAAGAGCGTCGCTTGCCAAGAAAGCCAACCCGTTGTTTGTCCCCAGAAGTTGGGTACTGGAGGAAGTAGTCGACGATTTAATGTACAGTCAAAGGGATGGCCTACAAGATCCCAGTTCGGAGCTAGATACATCTGCGTTGAAGAAGCTATACCTAATGAGCGTAAACCCATACGACCGCACGAAATGGGATGTCACTCTGCGGCCAGAACTGGAGACAAAATGGGCTGACCTTTCCCACCAAGATGACGCTAAGTTTATGATGCAAGCTTCCTGCAGTAGCTAA
- the FLC1 gene encoding flavin adenine dinucleotide transporter (Flavin adenine dinucleotide transporter; required for uptake of FAD into endoplasmic reticulum; involved in cell wall maintenance; FLC1 has a paralog, FLC3, that arose from the whole genome duplication), translating to MQVLVTLWCLICTCLVLPVAAKKRTLTASSLVTCMENSQLSANSFDVSFSPDDRSLHYDLDMTTQIDSYIYAYVDVYAYGFKIITENFDVCSMGWKQFCPVHPGNIQIDSIEYIAQKYVKMIPGIAYQVPDIDAYVRLNIYNNVSENLACIQVFFSNGKTVSQIGVKWVTAVIAGIGLLTSAVLSTFGNSTAASHISANTMSLFLYFQSVAVVAMQHVDSVPPIAAAWSENLAWSMGLIRITFMQKIFRWYVEATGGSASLYLTATTMSVLTQRGLDYLKNTSVYKRAENVLYGNSNTLIFRGIKRMGYRMKIENTAIVCTGFTFFVLCGYFLAGFIMACKYSIELCIRCGWMRSDRFYQFRKNWRSVLKGSLLRYIYIGFTQLTILSFWEFTERDSAGVIVIACLFIVLSCGLMAWAAYRTIFFASKSVEMYNNPAALLYGDEYVLNKYGFFYTMFNAKHYWWNALLTTYILVKALFVGFAQASGKTQALAIFIIDLAYFVAIIRYKPYLDRPTNIVNIFICTVTLVNSFLFMFFSNLFNQKYAVSAIMGWVFFIMNAAFSLLLLLMILAFTTIILFSKNPDSRFKPAKDDRASFQKHAIPHEGALNKSVANELMALGNVAKDHTENWEYELKSQEGKSEDNLFGVEYDDEKTGTNSENAESSSKETTRPTFSEKVLRSLSIKRNKSKLGSFKRSAPDKITQQEVSPDRASSSPNSKSYPGVSHTRQESEANNGLINAYEDEQFSLMEPSILEDAASSTQMHAMPARDLSLSSVANAQDVTKKANILDPDYL from the coding sequence ATGCAAGTACTAGTGACGCTCTGGTGTCTAATATGCACATGCCTGGTACTACCAGTGGCCGCCAAGAAAAGGACACTGACAGCGAGTTCACTGGTCACGTGCATGGAGAACTCACAGCTTTCAGCCAATAGTTTCGATGTGTCGTTTTCTCCAGACGATCGATCGCTACATTACGATCTGGATATGACCACGCAGATCGACTCTTACATCTACGCTTATGTGGACGTGTATGCCTACGGGTTCAAGATTATTACGGAGAACTTCGACGTGTGTTCAATGGGTTGGAAGCAGTTTTGCCCTGTGCACCCAGGTAACATACAAATCGACTCCATTGAATACATTGCCCAGAAGTACGTGAAAATGATTCCGGGAATTGCCTACCAAGTGCCCGATATTGATGCGTACGTAAGATTGAACATTTATAACAACGTAAGTGAAAATTTGGCTTGTATCCaggttttcttttccaatgGGAAAACTGTATCACAAATTGGGGTTAAATGGGTGACAGCTGTTATCGCCGGTATTGGTTTATTAACTTCCGCTGTCTTGTCCACCTTCGGGAACTCCACAGCAGCATCTCACATTTCTGCAAACACCATGTCACTGTTCTTATATTTCCAATCTGTCGCTGTGGTCGCAATGCAACATGTAGACAGTGTTCCACCCATTGCTGCTGCCTGGTCTGAAAACCTTGCCTGGTCGATGGGCTTGATCCGTATTACATTTATGCAGAAAATCTTCCGTTGGTATGTAGAGGCGACTGGAGGCTCCGCATCTCTATATTTGACCGCGACAACAATGTCAGTGCTCACTCAACGAGGTCTGGATTACCTTAAAAATACTTCGGTTTACAAGAGGGCGGAAAATGTCTTGTACGGTAACTCAAACACTTTAATCTTTCGAGGAATTAAAAGAATGGGATACCGTATGAAGATTGAAAATACGGCCATCGTTTGTACTGGGTTCACATTCTTTGTGCTGTGCGGTTATTTTTTGGCCGGGTTTATCATGGCCTGCAAATACAGTATCGAGTTATGTATAAGATGTGGTTGGATGCGGAGTGATAGGTTTTACCAATTTAGGAAAAACTGGAGGTCAGTTCTGAAAGGATCGTTGTTAAGATACATCTATATTGGGTTCACGCAACTGACAATTTTAAGTTTTTGGGAGTTCACTGAACGGGATTCCGCCGgtgttattgttattgcATGCCTATTCATTGTATTGTCATGCGGGTTGATGGCGTGGGCTGCGTACagaaccatttttttcgcAAGTAAATCTGTGGAAATGTACAATAACCCAGCTGCTTTATTGTATGGTGATGAGTACGTCTTAAACAAGTACGGGTTTTTCTACACCATGTTCAACGCAAAACATTATTGGTGGAATGCTCTTTTAACGACGTATATTCTTGTAAAAGCTTTATTTGTCGGATTCGCACAGGCATCAGGTAAAACGCAAGCATTGgctattttcattattgacTTGGCGTATTTTGTTGCCATCATCCGTTATAAACCATATTTGGACCGTCCAACGAATATTGtcaacatttttatttgcaCTGTCACCTTGGTCAactctttccttttcatgTTTTTCTCAAACTTGTTTAACCAAAAGTATGCTGTCTCTGCCATCATGGGCTGGGTGTTTTTCATTATGAATGCTGCGTTTTCTTTGCTTCTACTGTTGATGATTCTGGCCTTTACCACAATCATTCTGTTTTCTAAGAATCCTGACTCCAGGTTCAAGCCAGCAAAGGATGACAGAGCATCTTTCCAAAAGCATGCTATTCCTCATGAAGGTGCCTTGAATAAGTCAGTGGCCAACGAATTAATGGCCCTAGGTAATGTGGCAAAGGATCATACCGAAAATTGGGAATACGAACTGAAGAGTCAAGAAGGTAAAAGTGAAGATAATCTTTTCGGAGTTGAATACGATGACGAGAAAACAGGAACTAATTCAGAGAATGCTGAAAGTAGCAGTAAGGAAACCACCCGTCCAACCTTTTCTGAAAAGGTTTTACGTTCATTATCAATCAAAAGGAATAAGAGTAAACTGGGCAGTTTCAAGCGCAGCGCTCCGGATAAGATAACACAACAAGAGGTTTCTCCTGACCGCGCCAGCTCTTCGCCTAACAGCAAGTCATACCCCGGTGTCTCGCACACCAGGCAAGAATCTGAAGCGAATAATGGGCTAATCAATGCATATGAAGATGAGCAATTCAGTCTGATGGAACCAAGCATACTGGAAGACGCTGCTAGTTCCACCCAAATGCATGCTATGCCAGCCCGAGATTTGAGCTTGAGCAGTGTTGCAAACGCCCAAGATGTTACtaaaaaagcaaacatCCTGGATCCTGATTATTTGTAA
- the RPL1A gene encoding 60S ribosomal protein uL1 RPL1A (Ribosomal 60S subunit protein L1A; N-terminally acetylated; homologous to mammalian ribosomal protein L10A and bacterial L1; RPL1A has a paralog, RPL1B, that arose from the whole genome duplication; rpl1a rpl1b double null mutation is lethal; ribosomes containing Rpl1b are more efficient in translation of respiration-related proteins) yields the protein MSKITSSQVREHVKELLKYSNETKKRNFLETVELQVGLKNYDPQRDKRFSGSLKLPNCPRPNMSICIFGDAFDVDRAKSCGVDAMSVDDLKKLNKNKKLIKKLSKKYNAFIASEVLIKQVPRLLGPQLSKAGKFPTPVSHNDDLYGKVTDVRSTIKFQLKKVLCLAVAVGNVEMEEDVLVNQILMSVNFFVSLLKKNWQNVGSLVVKSSMGPAFRLY from the coding sequence ATGTCCAAGATCACTTCTTCTCAAGTCAGAGAACACGTCAAGGAATTGTTGAAGTATTCCAACGAAACCAAGAAGAGAAACTTCTTGGAAACCGTCGAACTACAAGTCGGTTTGAAGAACTATGACCCTCAAAGAGACAAGCGTTTCTCTGGTTCTTTGAAGTTGCCAAATTGTCCAAGACCAAACATGTCCATCTGTATCTTCGGTGATGCTTTCGATGTTGACAGAGCTAAGTCTTGCGGTGTTGACGCTATGTCCGTCGATGActtgaagaagttgaacaagaacaagaagttAATCAAGAAGTTGTCTAAGAAGTACAACGCTTTCATTGCTTCTGAAGTTTTGATCAAGCAAGTTCCAAGACTATTGGGTCCTCAATTGTCCAAGGCTGGTAAGTTCCCAACCCCAGTTTCTCACAACGATGACTTGTACGGTAAGGTCACTGATGTCAGATCTACCATCAAGTTccaattgaagaaggtcTTGTGTTTGGCTGTTGCCGTTGGTAACGTTGAAATGGAAGAAGACGTTTTGGTTAACCAAATCTTGATGTCTGTTAacttctttgtttctttgttgaagaagaactgGCAAAATGTTGGTTCCTTGGTTGTTAAGTCCTCCATGGGTCCAGCTTTCAGATTGTACTAA
- the PCL8 gene encoding Pcl8p (Cyclin; interacts with Pho85p cyclin-dependent kinase (Cdk) to phosphorylate and regulate glycogen synthase, also activates Pho85p for Glc8p phosphorylation; PCL8 has a paralog, PCL10, that arose from the whole genome duplication), whose amino-acid sequence MANDQDPNKSLINDALTRSMSEFYDDDDDNDSDMCRANDEGEDVFDLPLKVGVSQSRNFSEVNDVLDPLSSLHGPSKKVRFEQQKQQQQHQQLHNDFNTDFNLKSPSSKKMGVEQLIQSANEINDYLANNIDKVNSFNSELLSGSGKLPGRVKSDTATQGTGRLDSMSNFALSDTELDNDDDNYLLDPLANASSTTPTVEHHGYSLLDKALSTSDKEKIYTNKVNSNSQIDTDNHSHESGNTTNNETDENESSEILDYTKFDSFPYPPSSAPNGEPPDLKVLSIECEQENEKELRRISLLLDHYESIPKIPELSDDEALSKFRENIELILQLSKKINDNANTLAISSEDPQKFVNFVMKNPPSLSFRDFIDRIQNKCMFGAVVYLGATYLLQLVFLTRDEMDGPIKLKAKLQEDQAHRIIISTIRIATKLLEDFVHSQNYICKVFGISKRLLTKLEISFMASVNFDGLMITCEKLEKTLHILDDTRQALGNT is encoded by the coding sequence ATGGCTAATGATCAAGATCCCAACAAGTCTCTCATTAATGACGCTTTGACTCGGAGTATGTCCGAATtttatgatgatgatgatgataacgACAGTGACATGTGTAGGGCAAATGATGAGGGAGAAGACGTTTTTGACCTTCCACTTAAGGTAGGCGTTTCTCAAAGCAGGAACTTTTCAGAAGTAAATGACGTGTTAGACCCGCTTTCTAGTTTGCATGGTCCGTCCAAGAAGGTGAGATTTGAACAGCAaaagcagcaacagcaacatCAGCAACTTCACAATGACTTCAATACAGATTTCAACCTGAAAAGCCCGTccagtaaaaaaatgggGGTAGAACAGCTGATCCAGTCAGCCAATGAAATCAACGATTACCTCGCTAACAACATTGACAAGGTAAATAGCTTTAACTCAGAGCTATTGAGCGGCAGTGGCAAGTTACCTGGGAGAGTAAAGAGTGACACAGCAACTCAAGGTACCGGACGCTTAGATTCCATGTCCAACTTTGCTCTTAGCGATACGGAGTTGGACAATGATGACGATAATTATCTCCTGGATCCCCTTGCAAATGCTAGCTCTACTACACCCACTGTGGAACACCACGGTTACAGCTTATTAGACAAGGCTTTATCCACGTCtgataaggaaaaaatatatacgAATAAAGTGAATTCGAATAGTCAGATAGATACTGATAATCACTCTCACGAAAGTGGAAACACTACCAATAACGAAAcagatgaaaatgagagTTCGGAGATCCTGGACTACACAAAATTTGATTCTTTCCCCTATCCCCCGTCTTCTGCCCCCAATGGGGAACCACCAGATTTGAAAGTGCTAAGCATTGAATGTGAGcaggaaaatgaaaaagagcTACGACgaatatctttattattggaTCATTACGAATCAATACCGAAAATACCAGAATTGTCAGACGATGAAGCACTATCTAAGTTCCGTGAGAATATCGAATTAATTTTACAACTATCTAAGAAAATTAACGATAATGCGAACACTTTAGCGATTTCCTCCGAAGATCctcaaaaatttgttaaTTTTGTGATGAAGAACCCACCTTCCTTATCATTCAGAGATTTTATCGACAGAATCCAGAATAAATGCATGTTTGGTGCCGTAGTCTATCTTGGAGCCACCTATCTACTTCAACTTGTGTTTCTTACGAGAGACGAAATGGACGGTCCCATAAAGTTGAAGGCTAAATTACAGGAGGACCAAGCCCATAGGATCATCATATCTACAATAAGAATTGCCACCAAGCTATTAGAAGACTTTGTCCACTCACAAAACTACATTTGCAAAGTCTTCggtatttcaaaaagacTGCTGACCAAACtggaaatttctttcatgGCGAGTGTTAATTTCGATGGATTAATGATTACttgtgaaaaattagaaaaaacaTTGCATATCCTTGATGATACAAGACAGGCATTAGGAAACACATGA